The DNA sequence AGGACGCGGTGGCGGTGGCGCAGAATTTTCACGAGGCCCTTGATCTGACCGGCGTCATCCTCACCAAGGTGGAGGGCGATGCTCGAGGCGGCGCCGCTTTATCCATGCGGACGGTGGTCAATAAGCCTATCAAGTTCCTCGGAGTGGGCGAGAAATTAGACGCCTTAGAAGTTTTCCACCCCGACCGTTTGGCTTCCCGTATTCTGGGCATGGGCGATGTCCTGACCCTCATTGAAAAAGCGCAGGATGCTTTTGACGCCGATCAGGCCAAAGAGCTGGAGCGCAAACTCCGGAAAGAAACCTTTACGCTGGAGGATTTTCGGGATCAACTCCGGCAGGTACGCAAGATGGGTAGTTTGGACCAGCTCATGGGCATGATCCCAGGTTTAAACAAGATCAAGGGCATGAAGGATATGCAGCCTGATGAAAAAGAGTTGGTCAGGATAGAGGCTATCATCAACTCAATGACTCCCGCTGAACGGGCTAATCACGTATTGATTGACGGCAGCCGGCGGCGGCGTATCGCCAAAGGCAGCGGCGTGGAGGTGCAGGATGTCAATCGGTTGCTGAAAAACTTCGCCATGACCCAAAAGATGATGAAGAAAATGATCCAGGCGGGCAAGAAAGGCGGCAAACGTCGTTTTCTACCTTTCGGTCTTTAATTTGCCCGCATGAGCTACCAGCCGTTTAGGATGACGAGGAATTTCAGGAGAATAGTCATTATTCATGAACAACTTAATACAGGAGAACCAAATATAGATGGCGCTACGAATTAGACTCGCAAGACATGGGGTCAAAAAACATCCAATTTATCGCATCGTTGTAGCCAATAGCGAGGCCAAGCGGGACGGCCGGTTTATTGAAATTATCGGCGCCTATGATCCCAATTGTAATCCGGCGAAGATCGCCATCAGGCAGGAGGCGCTGGATCAATGGCAGGGCCGAGGTGCCAAACCCACCACGACGGTGGCCAGCCTGCTTAAAAAAGCCAGGACCGGAGATTAACAGTTTTTTGCCAACCGGCCTGAGCGATAAGCATGACGCCATCATTATATCATGTAGGTTTGCCACAGCCGCGCAATCATAACAGGTCTGCCGGAAGAGGAGAGCCTTGGCAGGAACCTAAACGTCAAGATGGCCACGATACTTCAGGAATACCCTTTAGGGGCCAGTCCCCCCGGATTTGACCCAATCCGCCATCGGAGGTCGCACAATGAAGGAGTTGATCAGATACATCGCTCAAGCGCTGGTGGATCACCCGGACCAGGTGGAAGTTTCGGAGATTGAAGGAGAACAGACCTCGGTAATCGAATTGAAAGTGGCCAAAGAAGATCTTGGGAAGGTCATAGGCAAACAAGGAAGGACGGCGAGGGCTATGCGAACCATTTTGACCGCCGCCTCCACCAAAATTAAAAAACGGTCGATGCTGGAAATCCTTGAGTAAGGTTAGCGCGTCCACGCCCCGACTTATCTGCCTGGGACGTGTCATCGGGGTCCATGGCATCAGAGGTGAAATCAAGGTTCAGGCCGAGATAGATGACTTGGCAACCTTAGATGCGGTCGCTGAGCTATGGATCGGGGGCGCTTTATATCGCCTGGCAGAGGGAAGGTTTCATAAACGCCATCTCCTGCTGCGCGTGGAAGGGGTGCAAACCCGCCAGCAGGCAGAGGAGCTAGTCGGCGAACCGGTTTTGGTAGAGCGTTCCTGTCTTCCGGCCCTGCCGGCGTGGGAATATTATTGGTTTGAGATCTTGGGATTGATGGTGTATCGTGCTGACAATGGCGGCTATTTGGGGAAGGTGGCGGCGATTGTGCCCACCCCGGCCCATGATATCTATGTCGTCCAGAAGCACGAAAGTGAATTGTTGATCCCAGCAGTAGCCGAGGTCATTCAGGCAATCGATCTAACCGAGGGTCGGTTATTGGTTAGTTCCGAAGGGTTGGCGGCCCTCAGCGGTGCAGATTGACATATTAACTCTCTTCCCTGCCTTCTTTGGTTCGCCGCTCAGTGAGAGTATTCTCAAACGGGCCCAGGCCAGCGGCATTTTCGGGGTGGAAATAATAGACCTCCGGGAATTCGCCCCCGGTCGCCACCAGGTGGTAGATGATCGCCCTTTTGGCGGAGGGCCTGGTATGGTTCTGAAAATAGAGCCCCTGGCGGCGGCGATACAATGGGAGCGGCGGCGGCGGGAAAATGCCCGGGTAATACTCCTAAGCCCCCAAGGTCGACTTTTCAAACAGGCGGTTGCCGCGGAGTTGGTGAAAAACTCTTGCTTAATGTTGGTCTGCGGTCATTACGAAGGCTTTGACGACCGGGTGCGGCATTATATTGATGATGAAATTTCTCTGGGCGACTTTATCCTGACCGGGGGGGAGATTCCGGCACTGGCGGTGTTGGATGCGGTAGTCAGGCTATTACCGGGGGCCTTGGGAGACGAAGACTCGGCAGCCGAAGATTCCTTCAAAGACAATCTCCTGAAAGGACCGCAGTACACCCGGCCTAGAGAATTTGCAGGGTGGAGCGTACCGGAGATTTTGTTATCCGGCGATCACCAGCGCGTTGCCCAGTGGCGGCGGCGGGAAGCCCTGCGCCGCACCTGGCGGCGGCGACCGGATCTACTCCGAGATGCTGGTTTGACTGCCGCGGATCGGTTATTTCTGCAGTTTTTAGAGGCAGAGCCATCGGCGGAATAATATGAGGTTAATATGGACAATACTATAGATTTATTGGAAAAGGAGCACATGCGGGCGGATTTGCCCGACTTTCGTGCGGGCGATACGGTGGAGGTGCATGTCCGGATTGTTGAGGGCGACAAAGAACGTATCCAGGTCTTTAAAGGGGTGGTTATCCGTAAACGGGGCAGCAATACCGGGGCCAGCTTCACGGTGAGAAAGATCTCCTATGAGATCGGGGTCGAAAGAACCTTCCCCCTACACTCCCCAAGCATCAACGAAGTTCGGGTCATCAGCCAGGGTCGGGTACGCCGGGGCCGGCTATACTATTTGCGAACCCGCTTCGGTAAGAAGGCACGCATCAAGGAAAGACAATTCGCTTAAAAGGGAGTGGATGAGTGGGGCTCGCCCGATCCACACCAAGGCAGTTGAAGTTACTCCCCTCAGAATCTGATCTTGAAGAGGCTTATCGCCGGCAAGGCATCAGGTTCATAGCCGGCGTGGATGAAGTCGGACGCGGCCCTTTGGCCGGTCCCGTGGTTGCAGCGGCGGTAATCTTGGCTAGCGACTCGGTCTTCCCCAGACTCACTGATTCAAAGCAATTGACGCCAGCGCGTCGCGAATTTTTCGATCGGCAGGTGCGAGATCAGGCGCTGGCTTTTGCCATTCAAGAGGTTGGAGTTCCGGAAATTGAGAGTCTGGGCATACTTTCAGCCAGTCTGAAAGCCATGGCCCTAGCGGTGCAGAGCCTAGTACTAAAACCAGAGCTCGTGTTAATTGATGGGCCCTGGGGGCTTCAGATACAAGTCCAACAGCAGCCGATTATTAAAGGTGATCAGCGTTGCCTGAGCATTGCGGCCGCCTCGGTGCTTGCCAAGGTCTACCGGGACCGGCAGATGCAGGCCATCCATGAACTGTATCCGCACTATAATTTTGCCAGCCACAAGGGTTATGGCACTCGTGAGCATCTGGAGGCCATCCGCCGTTGGGGTCCCTGTCCTGTGCATCGGCGGACCTTTCGAGGCGTCAGGGAATGGTGCAGATAACCGATGACCCAGGAGCGCCGTCTTCTCGGCCAGATGGGAGAAGCCCTGGCAGCGGACGTTCTGAAAGAGTCCGGCTACAACATTCTAGCCCGCAATTACCGCACCCCTTTTGGCGAAATCGATCTCATCGCCCGACATCAAGACACCTTGGTCTTCATCGAGGTCAAGCTGCGGCGCAGCAGAATCTTCGGTCCACCTCAAGCCGCTATTACTCCCAATAAACAGCGGCATGTCCGGCTCGCGGCCCAATATTATCTTCAAGGGCAAAGAACCTTGGATGCAAAGGTACGGTTCGATGTTGTGGCCATTACCCTTGAAAAAAACTCTCCGCAGATAGAGATTTTTTCTGAGGCTTTTTAAGGATGAGGCAGCCTTGTATAAAAACAGGTTATAGGTAAGGGGTAAGAGGTAATGACTCCTGCCAATCCGTTGGAAGTCGACTGTTTTTATGCTTCGTTGTGTTCTTGAGAACATGTGGACTTATAAAAAAGACTAAAGATTCAAGCCGGGGAAAATGAATTTTAACGGTGGTTTTCCTGGTTTGAATAGCGGCATGGCTAGAGATCGGCTTTTTATCCGGGAAGTTTGGGTTGTATGAAGACATCGGCGACGGAGGCGGCCGCCAAGGGGCGTCTATATGTGGTCGCCACCCCCATCGGCAATTTAGAAGACATTACCCTGCGAGGCCTGAGAGTTCTCCGGGAGGTAGATCTAGTTGCGGCCGAAGATACCCGCCAGACCCGCAAGCTGCTCAGTTATTATCAGATATCCAAACCGCTGGTCAGTTACCATACCCATAATGAAGCTGAACGGGGGCCAGAGCTGATCCATCGCCTGCAGGAAGGCATGACCGTAGGCCTGGTGAGCGACGCCGGTACTCCAGGTTTCTCTGATCCGGGGGCGGCGTTGGTGGCCCGCGCTTGGGGAGCGGACATTCCAGTTACGGCTATTCCTGGACCGGCGGCCGGAATTGCAGCCCTGTCGATGTCGGGTTTTACCGGCGATGTCGCCTTTATCGGTTTCCTGCCCCGCCAGGTCAAAAAGCGTCTGGAATTTTTTCAGCAATTGGCCCAGGAACCGCGCATCTTGATCATGTATGAGTCACCCCGACGTCTGGGCGGTACCCTCCAGGAATTATGTCGGACTATGGGAGAGCGTCAGATCTTGGTAGTGCGGGAACTGACGAAATTATATGAAGAGTCTTGGCGTGGGCCGTTGGCGGCAGTAACGGCGGAGTTGTCCTCCCGGGAGATAAGAGGGGAGTGTGCGCTGGTGTTGTCCCGACCGGAACATCTGCAAAAACCGACCGTTGATGTTAAAGGATACCTTTTGGAAGCGGCCAGGACTACCCGTAAGAGGGGCCGGGCCCTGGCACTAGAGGCGGCTGAGGTTTTGGGCGTTTCCCGCAGAGAAGCCTATCAGACTTATTTAGCCCTAAAAGCCGCTCGGCAGATACCGGAGGAATAGACAGAGCGGCAGAGGTTCTTTCCTTTTGAAAATAGTATCCAACATCATTTTCTAACGGTTGAAGAATTAAGCTAAAGCGGATTATAATGATACAGTTTCGAGTTCCGAGTTATTAAGAAAAAAACTTTATTACCTTATGAGCGAAAATCTCAAGATTACATTGCCGGTGTTGAACCGTTTGGGGTTGCACGCCCGCGCCGCGGCTAAAATTGCGGCACTGGCTCAACAATATCAGGCTGATATAATTTTGGAAAAAGACGGAGTCAAGGCGGA is a window from the Desulfobacca acetoxidans DSM 11109 genome containing:
- the rpsP gene encoding 30S ribosomal protein S16, whose translation is MALRIRLARHGVKKHPIYRIVVANSEAKRDGRFIEIIGAYDPNCNPAKIAIRQEALDQWQGRGAKPTTTVASLLKKARTGD
- a CDS encoding KH domain-containing protein; translation: MKELIRYIAQALVDHPDQVEVSEIEGEQTSVIELKVAKEDLGKVIGKQGRTARAMRTILTAASTKIKKRSMLEILE
- the rimM gene encoding ribosome maturation factor RimM (Essential for efficient processing of 16S rRNA) encodes the protein MSKVSASTPRLICLGRVIGVHGIRGEIKVQAEIDDLATLDAVAELWIGGALYRLAEGRFHKRHLLLRVEGVQTRQQAEELVGEPVLVERSCLPALPAWEYYWFEILGLMVYRADNGGYLGKVAAIVPTPAHDIYVVQKHESELLIPAVAEVIQAIDLTEGRLLVSSEGLAALSGAD
- the trmD gene encoding tRNA (guanosine(37)-N1)-methyltransferase TrmD, which codes for MQIDILTLFPAFFGSPLSESILKRAQASGIFGVEIIDLREFAPGRHQVVDDRPFGGGPGMVLKIEPLAAAIQWERRRRENARVILLSPQGRLFKQAVAAELVKNSCLMLVCGHYEGFDDRVRHYIDDEISLGDFILTGGEIPALAVLDAVVRLLPGALGDEDSAAEDSFKDNLLKGPQYTRPREFAGWSVPEILLSGDHQRVAQWRRREALRRTWRRRPDLLRDAGLTAADRLFLQFLEAEPSAE
- the rplS gene encoding 50S ribosomal protein L19 codes for the protein MDNTIDLLEKEHMRADLPDFRAGDTVEVHVRIVEGDKERIQVFKGVVIRKRGSNTGASFTVRKISYEIGVERTFPLHSPSINEVRVISQGRVRRGRLYYLRTRFGKKARIKERQFA
- a CDS encoding ribonuclease HII, which produces MGLARSTPRQLKLLPSESDLEEAYRRQGIRFIAGVDEVGRGPLAGPVVAAAVILASDSVFPRLTDSKQLTPARREFFDRQVRDQALAFAIQEVGVPEIESLGILSASLKAMALAVQSLVLKPELVLIDGPWGLQIQVQQQPIIKGDQRCLSIAAASVLAKVYRDRQMQAIHELYPHYNFASHKGYGTREHLEAIRRWGPCPVHRRTFRGVREWCR
- a CDS encoding YraN family protein codes for the protein MTQERRLLGQMGEALAADVLKESGYNILARNYRTPFGEIDLIARHQDTLVFIEVKLRRSRIFGPPQAAITPNKQRHVRLAAQYYLQGQRTLDAKVRFDVVAITLEKNSPQIEIFSEAF
- the rsmI gene encoding 16S rRNA (cytidine(1402)-2'-O)-methyltransferase, with product MKTSATEAAAKGRLYVVATPIGNLEDITLRGLRVLREVDLVAAEDTRQTRKLLSYYQISKPLVSYHTHNEAERGPELIHRLQEGMTVGLVSDAGTPGFSDPGAALVARAWGADIPVTAIPGPAAGIAALSMSGFTGDVAFIGFLPRQVKKRLEFFQQLAQEPRILIMYESPRRLGGTLQELCRTMGERQILVVRELTKLYEESWRGPLAAVTAELSSREIRGECALVLSRPEHLQKPTVDVKGYLLEAARTTRKRGRALALEAAEVLGVSRREAYQTYLALKAARQIPEE